The proteins below come from a single Candidatus Rokuibacteriota bacterium genomic window:
- a CDS encoding argininosuccinate synthase, with product MSASVKKVVLAYSGGLDTSVILRWLIETYKCDVVAYCADLGQGEELIPVRDKALRTGASSVHIRDLREEFVRDFVFPMLRANAIYEGSYLMGTSIARPLIAKAQVEIALAEGADAVSHGATGKGNDQVRFELTYAALAPELTVIAPWREWDLNSRTALMEFARKHDIPVPVTAERPYSTDRNLFHISFEGGILEDPWAEPPPKMFLLTNSPESAPDVPIYVEIDYEAGNPVAVDGKKLGPVALLETLNRLGGEHGIGRVDLVENRYVGMKSRGVYETPGGTILHAAHRALESITLDRELLHLRDSLVPRYAEMIYYGFWFAPEREVLQGLMDQVQRDVTGTVRLKLYKGTVTVAGRRSPRSLYRGDFVTFEADRVYRQQDAEGFINLNALRLKIRALRDRSR from the coding sequence ATGAGCGCGTCGGTCAAGAAGGTCGTGCTGGCCTATTCCGGCGGGCTCGACACCTCCGTCATTCTGCGCTGGCTCATCGAGACCTACAAGTGCGACGTGGTCGCCTACTGCGCCGACCTGGGGCAGGGCGAGGAGCTCATTCCGGTCCGCGACAAGGCTCTTCGCACCGGCGCGTCGAGCGTCCACATCCGCGACCTACGTGAAGAGTTCGTCAGGGACTTCGTCTTCCCCATGCTGCGCGCCAACGCGATCTACGAGGGCTCCTACCTCATGGGCACCTCCATCGCGCGCCCGCTCATCGCCAAGGCGCAGGTGGAGATCGCGCTCGCCGAGGGCGCGGACGCGGTCAGTCACGGCGCGACCGGCAAGGGCAACGACCAGGTGCGCTTCGAGCTGACGTACGCCGCCCTCGCTCCAGAGCTGACCGTGATCGCGCCGTGGAGAGAGTGGGACCTCAACTCGCGGACCGCTCTCATGGAGTTCGCCAGGAAGCACGACATTCCCGTGCCCGTCACGGCCGAGCGGCCGTACTCCACGGACCGCAACCTCTTCCACATCTCCTTCGAGGGCGGGATCCTGGAAGACCCATGGGCCGAGCCGCCGCCCAAGATGTTCCTGCTGACGAACTCGCCGGAGTCCGCCCCCGATGTGCCCATCTACGTCGAGATCGACTACGAAGCGGGCAACCCGGTGGCCGTGGACGGCAAGAAGCTCGGGCCCGTGGCGCTCCTGGAAACCCTCAACCGGCTGGGCGGCGAGCACGGGATCGGCCGGGTGGACCTGGTCGAGAACCGCTACGTCGGGATGAAGTCGCGCGGCGTCTACGAGACGCCCGGCGGGACCATCCTGCACGCGGCCCACCGCGCCCTCGAGTCGATAACCCTCGACCGCGAGCTGCTGCACCTCCGCGATTCCCTCGTGCCGCGCTACGCCGAGATGATCTACTACGGCTTCTGGTTCGCTCCCGAGCGCGAGGTCCTCCAGGGTTTGATGGACCAGGTCCAGCGAGACGTCACCGGCACCGTGAGGCTCAAGCTCTACAAGGGCACGGTGACCGTCGCCGGCCGCCGGTCACCTCGCTCGCTCTATCGCGGGGACTTCGTCACCTTCGAGGCCGACCGCGTGTACCGCCAGCAGGACGCCGAGGGCTTCATCAACCTCAACGCCCTCCGCCTCAAGATCCGCGCTCTCCGCGACCGCAGCCGGTAG
- a CDS encoding 2-phosphosulfolactate phosphatase — protein MRVHVALTPGEFPDLVLGGRAALVVDVLRATSMVIAAFDAGCARVIPVAGAAEARERARALAPEPVLLAGERGGEPIEGFDLGNSPLDCSPERVGGRSILLTTTNGTAAMLRASQADAAAVAALTNVGAAVRWAVSEGRDLTVLCAGEKGGFSLEDAVCAGLLAEGIVRAAAGATLSDAAQAVRCLGILYGARLDRLRSDSGWARHLEARARGADLDCCLRLDTSAVVPVLTGGAITAGSGVLTWPAAGADTRPGRPAGPGANR, from the coding sequence ATGCGCGTCCACGTGGCGCTGACACCGGGGGAATTCCCCGATCTCGTACTCGGCGGCCGAGCGGCCCTCGTTGTGGACGTGCTCCGTGCCACGAGCATGGTCATCGCGGCCTTCGACGCGGGCTGCGCGCGCGTCATCCCCGTGGCGGGCGCCGCCGAGGCGCGCGAGCGGGCTCGGGCGCTGGCTCCGGAGCCCGTCCTGCTGGCCGGCGAGCGCGGCGGAGAGCCGATCGAAGGTTTCGATCTCGGCAATTCTCCGCTCGACTGCAGTCCCGAGCGCGTCGGCGGGCGCAGCATCCTGCTCACCACGACCAACGGCACGGCTGCCATGCTCAGGGCATCGCAGGCCGACGCGGCGGCTGTCGCCGCGCTGACCAATGTCGGGGCGGCGGTGCGCTGGGCCGTCTCGGAGGGGAGAGACCTGACGGTGCTGTGCGCGGGCGAGAAGGGGGGGTTCTCTCTCGAAGACGCCGTCTGCGCGGGCCTCCTGGCCGAGGGTATCGTTCGGGCGGCGGCTGGGGCGACGCTGAGCGACGCCGCCCAAGCGGTCCGCTGCCTGGGGATCCTCTACGGCGCGCGCCTCGACAGGCTGCGGAGCGACTCCGGCTGGGCGCGCCACCTCGAGGCCCGCGCGCGCGGGGCGGACCTCGACTGCTGTCTGCGGCTCGACACGTCAGCCGTCGTGCCGGTGCTGACGGGCGGGGCGATTACGGCTGGGTCCGGCGTCTTGACTTGGCCCGCCGCCGGAGCCGATACTCGACCGGGCCGCCCTGCGGGCCCGGGTGCGAATCGATGA
- the pgsA gene encoding CDP-diacylglycerol--glycerol-3-phosphate 3-phosphatidyltransferase yields the protein MNLPIALTLFRIVLVPLIIVFVISSDRLWVLIAAVIFVAASLTDWLDGRMARRRNQVTRFGTLLDPVADKLLVAAALVALVQVEMIGAWVAMVIIGRELAVTGLRGVALSMGVVVPASKFGKLKTVSQYVAITILILERGVPPEYVPFHLISVVALWGALVLTVVSGADYFYRFFVKAGPRAIIKDQERWP from the coding sequence ATGAACCTTCCCATCGCGTTGACGCTGTTCCGGATCGTCCTGGTCCCGCTCATCATCGTCTTCGTGATCTCCTCCGATCGCCTCTGGGTGCTGATCGCCGCCGTCATCTTCGTCGCCGCCTCGCTCACCGACTGGCTCGACGGGCGCATGGCGCGACGCCGGAACCAGGTGACGCGGTTCGGGACCCTGCTCGACCCGGTGGCGGACAAGCTGCTCGTTGCCGCCGCGCTCGTCGCCCTGGTGCAGGTGGAGATGATCGGCGCCTGGGTCGCCATGGTCATCATCGGCCGCGAGCTGGCCGTGACGGGACTCCGAGGCGTCGCGCTCTCCATGGGCGTGGTGGTGCCCGCCTCCAAGTTCGGCAAGCTCAAGACCGTCTCCCAGTACGTCGCCATCACGATCCTCATTCTCGAGCGCGGGGTGCCGCCCGAGTACGTGCCCTTCCACCTCATCTCGGTGGTCGCGCTGTGGGGCGCCCTGGTGCTGACGGTTGTCTCGGGCGCCGACTACTTCTACCGGTTTTTCGTCAAGGCGGGGCCGCGGGCGATCATCAAGGACCAGGAACGCTGGCCGTGA
- the plsY gene encoding glycerol-3-phosphate 1-O-acyltransferase PlsY — protein sequence MRALGLVGVYLIGSIPIGFLVARAAGGFDIRGKGSGTIGATNVLRTLGPVPAVLTLLGDVAKGYVAVRGAEVIGPEPVWGAAGAVLAIVGNCWPVFLRFKGGKGVATALGAFLALTPRAILLAMAVWIVLTAAFRYVSLASILGCVSLAIGAWLFGYTPMYAVAAACAAAVIVWRHHDNVKRLLSGTERRLGERASTV from the coding sequence GTGAGGGCGCTGGGCCTCGTCGGGGTCTATCTCATCGGCTCGATCCCTATCGGGTTCCTGGTCGCCCGCGCCGCGGGAGGCTTCGACATCCGGGGCAAGGGCAGCGGCACCATCGGCGCCACCAACGTCCTCCGGACTCTCGGCCCCGTCCCCGCGGTGCTGACATTGCTCGGCGACGTTGCAAAGGGTTATGTTGCCGTCAGAGGGGCAGAAGTGATTGGGCCCGAGCCCGTGTGGGGCGCCGCGGGGGCGGTGCTCGCCATCGTGGGGAACTGCTGGCCGGTATTCCTCCGCTTCAAGGGAGGCAAGGGCGTGGCCACGGCGCTGGGGGCCTTCCTCGCGCTGACTCCGAGAGCCATCCTGCTCGCGATGGCCGTGTGGATTGTCCTCACGGCGGCCTTCCGCTACGTGTCGCTCGCCTCCATCCTGGGGTGCGTGAGCCTGGCGATCGGCGCGTGGCTCTTCGGCTATACGCCGATGTACGCGGTGGCGGCGGCCTGCGCTGCCGCGGTCATCGTGTGGCGCCACCACGACAACGTGAAGCGGCTCCTCTCGGGCACGGAGCGCCGGCTTGGGGAGCGGGCGTCTACCGTATGA